From a single Microbacterium terrisoli genomic region:
- a CDS encoding autoinducer 2 ABC transporter substrate-binding protein, producing the protein MAPKFTGLAYFEVAKNGGEEAAKDLGFQFQYIGSDQPDATAQIATLTNAIPQKPDALVVSAIDQDAVAPALKQAMKSGIKVVTYDADAAADARDLFVNQLSYKLAAETMLKAAKLDSPDGGLVAFISASPTAANHAAHVKYMKELIDTDPAYKDFKYLDTVQFAGDDAKKSQDIALNLIQAHPDLKVIISSSAVSAPAAEQAIVNAGLQNKVYATGFALPSSVKDFIKNGDAKAFAMWDPAELGYVATAAAFQLATGKITSAEGQVVDAGKHGKYTVGKDGEVDYNKPLIFTKDNIDNYNF; encoded by the coding sequence ATGGCGCCGAAGTTCACCGGGCTCGCCTACTTCGAGGTCGCCAAGAACGGCGGTGAAGAGGCGGCGAAGGACCTCGGCTTCCAGTTCCAGTACATCGGTTCGGATCAGCCTGACGCCACAGCGCAGATCGCAACGCTGACCAACGCGATCCCGCAGAAGCCCGACGCGCTTGTCGTCAGCGCCATCGATCAGGATGCCGTCGCGCCGGCTTTGAAGCAGGCCATGAAGAGTGGCATCAAGGTCGTCACCTACGATGCCGACGCTGCCGCTGACGCGCGCGACCTCTTCGTCAATCAGCTGAGCTACAAGCTGGCGGCAGAGACCATGCTGAAGGCCGCGAAGCTCGACTCGCCCGACGGCGGCCTCGTCGCGTTCATCTCGGCTTCGCCCACCGCCGCCAACCACGCAGCCCACGTCAAGTACATGAAGGAACTGATCGACACCGATCCCGCATACAAGGACTTCAAGTATCTGGACACGGTGCAGTTCGCCGGGGATGATGCGAAGAAGAGCCAGGACATCGCGTTGAACCTCATCCAGGCTCACCCGGACCTCAAGGTCATCATCTCGTCGTCCGCGGTCTCTGCACCCGCCGCCGAACAGGCGATTGTGAACGCAGGCCTGCAGAACAAGGTGTATGCGACGGGCTTTGCCCTGCCCAGCTCCGTCAAGGACTTCATCAAGAACGGCGATGCGAAGGCGTTCGCGATGTGGGACCCTGCGGAGCTCGGCTACGTGGCGACCGCAGCCGCATTCCAGCTGGCCACCGGAAAGATCACCTCGGCTGAAGGACAGGTGGTCGACGCCGGAAAGCACGGCAAGTACACCGTCGGGAAAGACGGCGAGGTCGA
- a CDS encoding ABC transporter permease, producing MKSIVGRFGWELILIVLIVLAFLWSSTLSPYFLDGVTLLNSAEFFVIFVLMAFGLFPIVVQGEIDISLASTLAVGSVMLGEFSHAGMPLAIALPIVVLACAVLGAVNGILVAVAGLPSLAVTLGTMGAYRGIAYIMAGDSGMTGFRPDYLALGSTWVGIVPMNVIVALIVAIGAGVLMSTTRFGRESYAIGSSAAASRMAGINVTAAKVIAFSLAGALSGLAGLVWVSQYQSARGDNADGSILFVVTAVVLGGVLIQGGSGRAIGVFLSLVLLATIQTGMQLANIPGTSQTLVIGILLVASIGLPHIVTVTRQRLAHRRAAGRQPTSSTAPGVNTTA from the coding sequence ATGAAGAGCATCGTCGGCCGATTCGGGTGGGAACTCATCCTCATCGTCCTGATCGTCTTGGCGTTCCTGTGGTCGAGCACGCTCTCGCCCTATTTTCTGGACGGGGTCACTCTCCTCAACTCGGCCGAGTTCTTCGTCATCTTCGTCCTCATGGCATTCGGCCTCTTCCCGATTGTCGTGCAAGGAGAGATCGACATCTCCCTTGCCTCCACACTCGCCGTGGGCAGCGTCATGCTCGGCGAGTTCTCACATGCGGGAATGCCGCTGGCCATCGCGCTGCCGATCGTGGTCCTCGCTTGTGCCGTCCTCGGTGCCGTGAACGGCATTCTGGTGGCCGTGGCCGGCCTTCCATCACTGGCAGTCACCCTCGGCACGATGGGCGCGTACCGAGGCATCGCATACATCATGGCGGGCGATAGCGGGATGACCGGCTTCAGGCCCGACTACCTTGCGCTGGGATCCACATGGGTCGGCATCGTGCCGATGAACGTGATCGTCGCGCTGATTGTCGCGATCGGCGCAGGCGTGCTCATGTCGACGACCCGATTCGGTCGAGAGAGCTACGCGATCGGCAGCTCGGCTGCGGCAAGCAGAATGGCGGGCATCAATGTGACCGCTGCAAAGGTCATCGCCTTCTCGCTCGCAGGCGCTCTCAGCGGCCTCGCCGGCCTCGTCTGGGTAAGCCAGTATCAATCGGCCCGCGGCGACAACGCGGACGGCAGCATTCTGTTCGTCGTGACCGCGGTGGTCCTCGGGGGCGTACTCATTCAGGGAGGGTCTGGCCGGGCGATCGGTGTCTTCCTCTCCCTCGTGCTGCTCGCCACGATCCAGACAGGCATGCAGCTTGCAAACATCCCCGGAACAAGCCAGACGCTCGTCATCGGCATCCTCCTCGTTGCCAGCATCGGCCTGCCACACATCGTGACCGTCACCCGACAGCGGCTCGCGCACCGAAGAGCCGCAGGCCGACAGCCGACGAGCAGCACAGCGCCGGGAGTGAACACCACGGCATGA
- a CDS encoding ABC transporter permease, which translates to MSADAMIAHRTRKRSFGGGALRVRFLGVFAFLVLLFVVFSILDPRFLTWPNARSILFTGAILAIAALGQTLVVLTGNLDLSVGSIMGLTAYVVFDIAGKVTALQPWVVLMAMIIGAVLGSINGILVTLLKIPSIVATLGTLSIYRGFVSFYANAKEVTSGTLPAWSKSLAAQIWLGLPAYVWISAILVAIVAIALARLPWGRMVYAYGSNPKAARFYGLNSTGIVIGAYIGAGVIAAIAGLLLGAQVGNINSLLANGIELEVLAAVVIGGVSIWGGTGSVIGAAFGAIVLATIDNGLVLLGVNEFYRLIIQGVAIIAAVGMDAIIQRNVHRATSRRSIMEVKA; encoded by the coding sequence GTGAGCGCTGACGCAATGATCGCCCACCGCACCCGCAAGCGGTCCTTCGGTGGGGGTGCCCTGCGTGTGAGATTCCTCGGGGTCTTCGCGTTCCTCGTACTGCTCTTCGTGGTGTTCAGCATCCTCGACCCACGGTTTCTGACATGGCCGAACGCTCGTAGCATCCTGTTCACCGGGGCCATCCTGGCCATAGCCGCACTCGGGCAGACTCTTGTCGTCCTCACCGGCAACCTCGATCTGTCCGTGGGGTCGATCATGGGCCTGACGGCCTACGTGGTGTTCGACATCGCTGGAAAAGTGACAGCGCTTCAGCCGTGGGTGGTGCTGATGGCGATGATCATCGGTGCGGTGCTCGGCTCGATCAACGGCATACTCGTCACCCTCCTGAAGATCCCGTCGATCGTTGCGACTCTGGGCACCCTGTCGATCTACCGAGGTTTCGTCTCGTTCTACGCGAATGCCAAAGAAGTCACCAGTGGGACACTCCCCGCGTGGTCGAAGTCGCTGGCCGCACAGATCTGGCTCGGCTTGCCCGCATATGTCTGGATCTCCGCAATCTTGGTCGCGATCGTTGCGATTGCGCTGGCTCGACTGCCATGGGGCCGTATGGTCTACGCCTACGGCTCGAATCCGAAGGCGGCCAGGTTCTACGGGTTGAACAGCACCGGCATTGTGATCGGCGCGTACATAGGTGCGGGCGTGATCGCCGCGATTGCCGGGCTCCTGCTGGGTGCGCAAGTAGGCAATATCAACTCGCTCCTCGCCAATGGCATAGAGCTGGAGGTGCTGGCCGCGGTCGTGATCGGCGGCGTGAGCATTTGGGGAGGTACCGGCAGCGTCATAGGCGCCGCGTTCGGGGCGATCGTCCTTGCCACCATCGACAATGGCCTCGTCCTCCTCGGCGTCAACGAGTTCTACCGGCTGATCATCCAAGGCGTTGCCATCATCGCTGCGGTCGGAATGGATGCCATCATCCAACGCAACGTCCACCGAGCGACATCCCGGCGAAGCATCATGGAGGTCAAAGCATGA
- a CDS encoding sugar ABC transporter ATP-binding protein, producing the protein MPRLSIRGVSKSFEAVHALRDVSFDIAPGQIHALVGENGAGKSTLVAIITGLLEADTGQLIFDGEPVRFRNPLDARGRGLAAVYQDPNLFPHLSVAENIFTGQYPRSGGIVNTAQMRERAQSLLAHLGFDLDVDELVANLTVAESQYVEIARALSSDLRLLILDEPTSALTPGEASKLYDVVHRLRNEGTTIVWISHRMEEISLLADTVTVLRDGQHVQTSPTEELDYATMIKLMVGRSVTLDAVPREESLGPPRLSVTGLSSPGMFDDITFDVHEGEIVGVAGLVGSGRSEIAQSIFGIGSRPAGRVEVDGEVVNPRSPGHMAELGVAYLPEDRDIEGVIASMTISANIALPSLRVLSRFGFMSRRRERALAATQRQGLSIKGAIGDLVSSLSGGNRQKVALARWLATQPRVLLLDEPTHGIDVGTKAQVHDMMRDLARKSRLAILMISSDMPEVLAVSDRILVIARGRLVADFDIQEASQEKILAAAARTKEEPA; encoded by the coding sequence ATGCCCCGGTTGAGCATCCGAGGCGTGAGCAAGAGCTTCGAAGCTGTGCACGCCTTGCGTGACGTCAGCTTCGACATCGCCCCCGGCCAGATCCACGCACTCGTCGGTGAGAACGGCGCCGGCAAGTCGACCCTTGTGGCTATCATCACGGGTCTTCTCGAGGCGGACACGGGCCAGCTCATCTTCGATGGAGAGCCTGTCCGCTTCCGCAATCCGCTGGATGCGCGCGGCAGAGGGCTCGCTGCCGTTTACCAAGACCCGAACCTCTTCCCGCATCTTTCCGTGGCGGAGAACATCTTCACCGGCCAGTACCCGCGCAGCGGCGGCATCGTCAACACGGCGCAGATGCGTGAGCGGGCGCAGTCCCTCCTCGCCCACCTCGGCTTCGACCTCGACGTCGATGAGCTGGTGGCGAATCTCACCGTTGCCGAGTCGCAATACGTCGAGATCGCACGGGCGCTCTCTTCTGATCTGCGCCTGTTGATCCTCGACGAGCCCACAAGCGCACTGACGCCCGGTGAGGCCAGCAAGCTCTACGACGTCGTCCACAGGCTGCGAAACGAAGGAACCACCATCGTCTGGATCTCTCACCGCATGGAAGAGATCAGCCTCCTGGCGGACACGGTCACGGTGCTTCGGGACGGTCAGCACGTGCAGACATCACCGACAGAAGAGCTCGACTACGCGACGATGATCAAGCTGATGGTCGGCCGATCCGTCACGCTCGACGCCGTACCGCGCGAAGAGTCGCTCGGGCCGCCCCGGCTGTCAGTCACAGGGTTGAGCAGCCCCGGAATGTTCGACGACATCACTTTCGACGTGCACGAGGGTGAGATTGTGGGCGTCGCGGGTCTGGTCGGTTCGGGCCGCTCTGAGATCGCCCAATCGATCTTCGGCATAGGCAGTCGCCCAGCCGGTCGCGTCGAGGTCGACGGAGAAGTCGTGAACCCACGGTCACCAGGGCACATGGCGGAGCTCGGCGTGGCGTACCTGCCGGAGGACCGGGATATCGAGGGCGTGATCGCGTCGATGACGATCTCGGCCAATATCGCCCTTCCGAGTCTGCGCGTCCTCAGCAGGTTCGGCTTCATGAGCCGCCGGCGCGAGCGCGCGCTGGCGGCAACACAACGCCAAGGTCTGAGCATCAAGGGTGCTATTGGGGACCTCGTCAGTTCCTTGTCGGGCGGCAACCGTCAGAAGGTCGCCCTCGCCCGGTGGCTGGCGACGCAACCTCGCGTGCTTCTGCTTGACGAGCCGACACACGGCATCGACGTCGGCACCAAGGCCCAGGTGCACGACATGATGCGAGACCTCGCTCGCAAGAGCCGGCTCGCGATCCTCATGATCTCGTCTGACATGCCTGAGGTCCTGGCGGTCAGCGACCGCATCCTGGTCATCGCCCGTGGGCGCCTGGTCGCGGACTTCGACATTCAGGAAGCCTCGCAGGAGAAGATCCTCGCCGCGGCCGCGCGCACGAAGGAGGAGCCAGCGTGA